A region of Channa argus isolate prfri chromosome 8, Channa argus male v1.0, whole genome shotgun sequence DNA encodes the following proteins:
- the tbxa2r gene encoding thromboxane A2 receptor isoform X2 yields the protein MNTTNSSFKNDTNCYSPNNPPFEEFESRSIARPAYSAIFSALGLTSHFIALVVLLQSFRQTHSRSRSFFLIFLGGLVVTDFMGLLVTGSIVVSFHITHFNWRTIDPNCHFCNFMGMSMVFYGLSPLLLGASMAIERFIGINCPFARSSTMPKRRTITMVLMVWLIAGCIALLPLMGFGRYHMQKPGSWCFFYISSKGNDQAFSLLFSLVGLFSIALSFLLNTVSVVTLIKVCCGKNRKQRRRDYEVEMMVQLILIMIIATVCWCPMLVFIAYTVLSTANLNEGNLLLWLRFVTWNQILDPWVYILFRRSVLKRISPRLDWSRGSIMTLYPSFSDTIRRFTQSSIRTQASDKTDETAIADTPPSTLKPPLPSP from the exons ATGAACACCACAAACTCGTCGTTTAAAAACGACACAAACTGCTACTCCCCGAACAATCCCCCATTCGAGGAATTTGAGTCTCGCTCCATCGCCAGACCTGCTTATTCAGCCATCTTCAGTGCTTTGGGTCTTACCTCTCATTTCATTGCCTTAGTAGTTCTCCTACAGTCCTTCCGGCAGACACACAGCCGCTCACGCTCTTTCTTCCTGATCTTCCTAGGTGGTCTGGTGGTCACCGACTTCATGGGTCTTCTTGTCACAGGTTCCATTGTAGTGTCCTTCCATATTACGCATTTTAATTGGCGCACAATAGACCCCAACTGCCACTTCTGTAACTTCATGGGCATGTCCATGGTGTTTTATGGACTGAGTCCACTGCTGCTTGGAGCTTCTATGGCCATAGAGCGCTTTATTGGCATCAACTGTCCATTTGCACGCTCTTCCACTATGCCCAAGAGACGGACAATCACCATGGTGCTGATGGTTTGGTTAATTGCCGGCTGCATAGCGTTGCTGCCGTTAATGGGCTTTGGCCGGTACCACATGCAGAAACCAGGCTCTTGGTGCTTTTTTTACATCAGCTCTAAGGGAAACGACCAGGCCTTCTCCTTGCTCTTCTCGCTGGTTGGGTTATTCAGTATCGCCCTGTCCTTTTTGCTGAACACAGTGAGTGTGGTGACCCTGATCAAGGTGTGCTGTGGAAAGAACAGGAAGCAGAGACGCAGAGACTACGAAGTGGAGATGATGGTTCAGCTCATTTTGATAATGATCATCGCTACTGTCTGCTGGTGCCCCATGCTG GTCTTTATTGCATACACTGTGCTGTCCACAGCCAATCTCAATGAAGGAAACCTACTGCTATGGTTACGCTTCGTCACCTGGAACCAGATCCTGGATCCATGGGTATATATCTTGTTTCGCAGATCCGTTCTTAAGAGAATCAGTCCCCGTCTCGACTGGTCTCGGGGTTCTATCATGACATTGTACCCATCTTTCAGTGACACCATTCGCAGGTTCACACAGTCTTCCATCAGGACCCAGGCCTCAGACAAAACAGACGAGACTGCAATAGCTGATACACCCCCATCTACTTTGAAGCCACCACTTCCTTCTCCATGA
- the tbxa2r gene encoding thromboxane A2 receptor isoform X1 produces MNTTNSSFKNDTNCYSPNNPPFEEFESRSIARPAYSAIFSALGLTSHFIALVVLLQSFRQTHSRSRSFFLIFLGGLVVTDFMGLLVTGSIVVSFHITHFNWRTIDPNCHFCNFMGMSMVFYGLSPLLLGASMAIERFIGINCPFARSSTMPKRRTITMVLMVWLIAGCIALLPLMGFGRYHMQKPGSWCFFYISSKGNDQAFSLLFSLVGLFSIALSFLLNTVSVVTLIKVCCGKNRKQRRRDYEVEMMVQLILIMIIATVCWCPMLITILKSAVTAVPVTDETLLFYIRMATCNQIFDPWIYILHQVPQIRSLLHTLCCPQPISMKETYCYGYASSPGTRSWIHGDTIRRFTQSSIRTQASDKTDETAIADTPPSTLKPPLPSP; encoded by the exons ATGAACACCACAAACTCGTCGTTTAAAAACGACACAAACTGCTACTCCCCGAACAATCCCCCATTCGAGGAATTTGAGTCTCGCTCCATCGCCAGACCTGCTTATTCAGCCATCTTCAGTGCTTTGGGTCTTACCTCTCATTTCATTGCCTTAGTAGTTCTCCTACAGTCCTTCCGGCAGACACACAGCCGCTCACGCTCTTTCTTCCTGATCTTCCTAGGTGGTCTGGTGGTCACCGACTTCATGGGTCTTCTTGTCACAGGTTCCATTGTAGTGTCCTTCCATATTACGCATTTTAATTGGCGCACAATAGACCCCAACTGCCACTTCTGTAACTTCATGGGCATGTCCATGGTGTTTTATGGACTGAGTCCACTGCTGCTTGGAGCTTCTATGGCCATAGAGCGCTTTATTGGCATCAACTGTCCATTTGCACGCTCTTCCACTATGCCCAAGAGACGGACAATCACCATGGTGCTGATGGTTTGGTTAATTGCCGGCTGCATAGCGTTGCTGCCGTTAATGGGCTTTGGCCGGTACCACATGCAGAAACCAGGCTCTTGGTGCTTTTTTTACATCAGCTCTAAGGGAAACGACCAGGCCTTCTCCTTGCTCTTCTCGCTGGTTGGGTTATTCAGTATCGCCCTGTCCTTTTTGCTGAACACAGTGAGTGTGGTGACCCTGATCAAGGTGTGCTGTGGAAAGAACAGGAAGCAGAGACGCAGAGACTACGAAGTGGAGATGATGGTTCAGCTCATTTTGATAATGATCATCGCTACTGTCTGCTGGTGCCCCATGCTG ATAACCATTCTGAAGAGCGCGGTGACTGCTGTTCCTGTCACTGATGAAACTCTTTTGTTCTACATACGAATGGCTACCTGCAATCAGATATTTGACCCCTGGATATACATCTTGCATCAAGTGCCTCAAATAAG GTCTTTATTGCATACACTGTGCTGTCCACAGCCAATCTCAATGAAGGAAACCTACTGCTATGGTTACGCTTCGTCACCTGGAACCAGATCCTGGATCCATGG TGACACCATTCGCAGGTTCACACAGTCTTCCATCAGGACCCAGGCCTCAGACAAAACAGACGAGACTGCAATAGCTGATACACCCCCATCTACTTTGAAGCCACCACTTCCTTCTCCATGA
- the tbxa2r gene encoding thromboxane A2 receptor isoform X3 has translation MNTTNSSFKNDTNCYSPNNPPFEEFESRSIARPAYSAIFSALGLTSHFIALVVLLQSFRQTHSRSRSFFLIFLGGLVVTDFMGLLVTGSIVVSFHITHFNWRTIDPNCHFCNFMGMSMVFYGLSPLLLGASMAIERFIGINCPFARSSTMPKRRTITMVLMVWLIAGCIALLPLMGFGRYHMQKPGSWCFFYISSKGNDQAFSLLFSLVGLFSIALSFLLNTVSVVTLIKVCCGKNRKQRRRDYEVEMMVQLILIMIIATVCWCPMLVFIAYTVLSTANLNEGNLLLWLRFVTWNQILDPW, from the exons ATGAACACCACAAACTCGTCGTTTAAAAACGACACAAACTGCTACTCCCCGAACAATCCCCCATTCGAGGAATTTGAGTCTCGCTCCATCGCCAGACCTGCTTATTCAGCCATCTTCAGTGCTTTGGGTCTTACCTCTCATTTCATTGCCTTAGTAGTTCTCCTACAGTCCTTCCGGCAGACACACAGCCGCTCACGCTCTTTCTTCCTGATCTTCCTAGGTGGTCTGGTGGTCACCGACTTCATGGGTCTTCTTGTCACAGGTTCCATTGTAGTGTCCTTCCATATTACGCATTTTAATTGGCGCACAATAGACCCCAACTGCCACTTCTGTAACTTCATGGGCATGTCCATGGTGTTTTATGGACTGAGTCCACTGCTGCTTGGAGCTTCTATGGCCATAGAGCGCTTTATTGGCATCAACTGTCCATTTGCACGCTCTTCCACTATGCCCAAGAGACGGACAATCACCATGGTGCTGATGGTTTGGTTAATTGCCGGCTGCATAGCGTTGCTGCCGTTAATGGGCTTTGGCCGGTACCACATGCAGAAACCAGGCTCTTGGTGCTTTTTTTACATCAGCTCTAAGGGAAACGACCAGGCCTTCTCCTTGCTCTTCTCGCTGGTTGGGTTATTCAGTATCGCCCTGTCCTTTTTGCTGAACACAGTGAGTGTGGTGACCCTGATCAAGGTGTGCTGTGGAAAGAACAGGAAGCAGAGACGCAGAGACTACGAAGTGGAGATGATGGTTCAGCTCATTTTGATAATGATCATCGCTACTGTCTGCTGGTGCCCCATGCTG GTCTTTATTGCATACACTGTGCTGTCCACAGCCAATCTCAATGAAGGAAACCTACTGCTATGGTTACGCTTCGTCACCTGGAACCAGATCCTGGATCCATGG TGA